A window of Desulforhopalus sp. contains these coding sequences:
- a CDS encoding FAD-dependent oxidoreductase has translation MAPTLQTARNSRAAAAKEYDVIIIGGGIYGITLALEAGRRGLKSLLLEKGDFGEYTSFNSLKIIHGGLRYLQSLDLHRFKESVAERTWFLKHTPKQVHPLPCLMPLYGRGMKRPAVFRMALLANHLLSLDRNKDLDPSHQLPAGSIVDAAETKKIFPLANMQGLQGSALWYDACMPDSQLLVMELLRYACHTGTTAINYCRAQSLLTTSHGTIKGVMAVDRETAENHEFKAPIVINSCGPWSRKMVSGLADDNGSLFIPSLAWNVSFNRPALSTYALAVQGKAPGSRLLFVTPWKGRIFAGCGHEPWLRGPDKPMPTQAQLANFIEEINQAIPGVNLTMGEVHRVFAGLLPAAAEGSNVLTKREVIIDHGAKGGPEGLYSVGGIKFTTARLVAEKIWGMIGKKKPGLLATPSAMPILGDNAFAVGTSLSQQIDWARREDNSIVHLDDLVLRRTTLWEDGDPAALAAASASLGFEADKAAKELKKCTAALQPLALEPQSQQQRKNKLH, from the coding sequence TTGGCACCAACACTCCAGACAGCACGTAACTCGCGCGCCGCCGCCGCAAAGGAATATGACGTCATCATCATCGGTGGCGGTATCTATGGTATCACCCTCGCCCTTGAAGCGGGAAGGCGGGGCCTCAAGTCCCTCCTGCTCGAAAAGGGCGACTTCGGCGAATACACCAGTTTCAACAGCCTAAAGATTATCCATGGCGGCCTGAGGTATCTGCAATCCCTCGACCTGCACCGCTTCAAGGAATCGGTGGCCGAGAGGACCTGGTTTCTGAAACATACCCCGAAACAGGTCCATCCCCTGCCCTGCCTGATGCCTCTTTACGGCCGGGGCATGAAGAGACCGGCGGTCTTCCGCATGGCCCTTCTCGCCAATCACCTGCTGTCCCTTGACCGCAACAAGGACCTCGACCCCAGCCACCAACTGCCCGCCGGGTCCATCGTCGATGCCGCCGAGACCAAGAAGATTTTTCCCCTCGCCAATATGCAAGGCCTGCAGGGCAGTGCCCTTTGGTACGACGCCTGCATGCCCGATTCCCAGCTGCTGGTCATGGAACTTCTCCGTTATGCCTGCCACACCGGCACAACGGCCATCAACTACTGTCGCGCCCAATCCCTTTTGACTACCTCCCACGGCACCATCAAGGGGGTCATGGCGGTAGACCGGGAGACCGCGGAAAACCACGAATTCAAGGCACCAATCGTCATCAACAGCTGCGGCCCCTGGTCCCGGAAGATGGTGTCCGGACTGGCCGATGATAACGGGTCGCTGTTTATCCCTTCTCTTGCCTGGAACGTCTCCTTCAACCGGCCAGCCTTGTCGACATACGCCTTGGCGGTGCAGGGCAAGGCCCCCGGCAGCCGCCTGCTCTTCGTCACCCCATGGAAAGGCCGGATATTTGCCGGCTGCGGCCATGAGCCGTGGCTGCGCGGGCCCGACAAGCCGATGCCAACCCAGGCTCAGCTGGCTAATTTCATTGAGGAAATCAATCAGGCCATCCCCGGAGTCAACCTGACCATGGGTGAAGTACATCGCGTCTTTGCCGGTCTTTTGCCGGCCGCAGCCGAAGGCAGCAATGTCCTGACCAAAAGGGAAGTCATCATCGATCACGGTGCCAAAGGTGGGCCGGAGGGCTTGTACAGCGTCGGCGGGATCAAATTCACCACCGCCCGCCTGGTCGCCGAGAAAATCTGGGGAATGATCGGCAAGAAAAAACCCGGTCTCCTGGCAACACCCTCAGCCATGCCGATCCTCGGTGACAATGCCTTCGCAGTCGGCACCAGCCTCTCCCAACAGATCGATTGGGCCAGGCGCGAGGACAACTCTATCGTCCATCTTGATGACCTCGTCCTTCGCCGCACGACCCTCTGGGAAGACGGCGACCCGGCCGCCCTGGCAGCCGCATCCGCCTCCCTGGGCTTTGAAGCGGACAAAGCTGCCAAAGAACTGAAAAAATGTACCGCTGCCCTGCAGCCCCTGGCCCTTGAACCCCAGAGCCAACAGCAAAGAAAAAACAAGCTGCATTGA
- the asnB gene encoding asparagine synthase (glutamine-hydrolyzing) codes for MISGLFLTAAKTAATAELLAAAASVSSNKIAFENDSYLLSEIIDREIAGDHPAPPCVSPDGRLVVCCRGSIYNRQSLRSELGLQGDTDGQGDAELVLNLYLQHGESFVDALSGPFAIALYDARQSTLLLYRDRFGIEPLYYSVGKGYIAFSSTIKGVLRMSGEGPALQRDAVAKVLLFNYNPGTDTLLQGVKRLPAAHRLKIAIDQPLDLHRYWKLTFSPCSLSEEEVRHQLLDHLRRAVSSCLGANDRAGVFLSGGMDSSTVLALSGERGVALKTFSYRCRAASFDESHYARAMSDFVRSEHHECEYGSSEVLLMPDVVKAMNEPFCDVGINIATYLLGLNASKNGCSLVLTGDGGDELFAGHPVYEADKIAGYFDALPRPLLAPLLSVFRLLPDSDQKKSLPVKLKRFSESLAYPKDLLSHRWRIYYDAEDLGKLSSASFANGLRWQELLRDILTINGEMTDGDALSRSLYSDYQTVVDFYLRRNDLIRRFGVKVRYPLLDHKLVEFCAQMPSAMKIKGWFDTKYIFKKTMEGVLPDTIIYRKDKLGHSIPLKNWIRDDRQVKEMVLDFVSGDTISRRGLFRPAYIAELINDHLSKRRNNSHRLWTLAVLEMWLRHNLD; via the coding sequence ATGATATCCGGATTATTTCTGACCGCCGCCAAAACTGCCGCAACGGCCGAGCTCCTCGCTGCCGCCGCATCGGTCAGTTCTAACAAGATTGCCTTTGAAAATGACAGCTACCTGTTGTCAGAGATAATCGATAGGGAAATCGCCGGCGATCATCCTGCGCCGCCGTGCGTTTCTCCTGACGGTCGTCTGGTGGTTTGCTGCAGAGGCAGCATCTACAACCGGCAATCCCTGCGGTCAGAGCTGGGGCTGCAAGGCGATACAGACGGTCAGGGCGACGCCGAGCTGGTACTCAACCTGTATCTGCAGCACGGCGAGTCCTTTGTCGACGCGCTGAGCGGGCCCTTCGCCATCGCCCTGTATGATGCCCGGCAGAGCACTTTGCTGCTGTACCGGGACCGGTTTGGCATCGAGCCGCTGTATTACAGTGTCGGCAAGGGCTATATCGCCTTTTCTTCGACGATCAAGGGGGTATTACGAATGTCCGGAGAGGGTCCAGCCCTTCAGCGCGATGCGGTTGCCAAGGTCCTCCTTTTTAACTACAACCCTGGCACCGACACCCTGCTGCAAGGTGTAAAACGTCTGCCCGCTGCCCACCGCCTGAAGATAGCCATCGATCAGCCCCTCGACCTGCATCGCTATTGGAAGTTGACCTTTTCTCCATGCTCCCTTTCTGAAGAGGAGGTACGGCACCAGCTACTCGACCACCTACGCCGAGCGGTATCCTCCTGCCTCGGAGCAAACGACCGGGCCGGGGTCTTTCTCAGCGGCGGCATGGATTCGAGCACGGTGCTTGCCCTGAGCGGCGAAAGGGGTGTTGCCCTTAAGACCTTTTCCTATCGCTGCCGGGCCGCCTCATTTGACGAGTCGCACTATGCCAGGGCCATGTCCGATTTTGTTCGCAGCGAACACCACGAATGCGAATACGGCAGCAGCGAGGTGCTGCTCATGCCCGATGTGGTAAAGGCGATGAATGAGCCGTTTTGCGATGTCGGCATTAATATCGCCACCTACCTCCTCGGCCTGAATGCCTCGAAAAACGGCTGTTCTCTGGTGCTCACCGGCGATGGCGGCGACGAGCTCTTCGCCGGGCATCCGGTATATGAGGCGGATAAAATCGCCGGCTATTTCGACGCGCTGCCGCGCCCTCTCCTTGCGCCGCTGCTATCCGTCTTTAGACTGCTGCCCGATTCCGACCAGAAGAAGAGCCTTCCCGTCAAGCTGAAGCGCTTCTCGGAAAGCCTTGCCTATCCCAAGGACTTGCTTTCCCACCGCTGGCGGATCTATTACGACGCCGAAGATCTCGGCAAACTCTCCAGCGCTTCCTTTGCAAACGGCCTGAGATGGCAAGAACTCTTAAGAGATATTCTCACCATCAACGGCGAAATGACCGATGGAGATGCCTTATCCCGCAGTCTGTACAGCGATTATCAGACGGTTGTCGACTTCTACCTGCGCCGTAACGATTTGATCCGGCGGTTCGGCGTCAAGGTCCGCTATCCCCTCCTTGATCATAAGCTGGTGGAATTTTGCGCCCAGATGCCCTCAGCCATGAAGATCAAAGGCTGGTTCGACACCAAATATATCTTCAAGAAGACCATGGAGGGCGTTCTGCCTGATACCATCATCTACCGCAAGGACAAACTCGGCCACAGTATTCCGCTAAAGAACTGGATCAGAGACGACCGGCAGGTCAAGGAGATGGTTCTCGATTTCGTCTCGGGCGATACGATTAGCCGGCGAGGCCTTTTCCGACCGGCATACATCGCCGAACTCATCAACGACCATCTCAGCAAGCGGCGCAACAACTCGCACCGGCTTTGGACCCTGGCCGTTCTAGAGATGTGGCTGCGCCACAATCTTGACTGA
- a CDS encoding NAD-dependent epimerase/dehydratase family protein translates to MGDILVTGATGFTGSALCRRLIRDDHNVVAFVRPTSRTKELQDLGVKCKVVDICNRQEVFAGFDNISKVYHIAAAYRAEGSTTDEFRQVNVEATRILLEVAKAKGVERFIHCSTVGVQGEINDPPAAEDYRFQPGDHYQESKLDGELLARQAFKDGLPGTVFRPVGIYGPGDTRFLKLFKSVDKGVFLMIGSGKVLYHMTYIDDLIDGIILCGNHPAALGEVFTIGGDGYTTLKELVNTIADILGKPHPKLSIPFAPVYWASVVCDKLCKMIGVSPPLYPRRVEFFSKDRAFSIEKAKRLLGYQPRYDLTTGLSKTALWYRDNGFLGNRQDR, encoded by the coding sequence ATGGGAGATATACTGGTAACCGGGGCAACCGGCTTCACCGGCTCGGCGCTGTGCCGGCGGCTGATCAGGGACGACCACAACGTCGTCGCCTTCGTCAGGCCAACCAGCAGGACCAAAGAACTGCAGGATCTCGGCGTCAAGTGCAAGGTTGTCGACATATGTAACCGGCAGGAGGTCTTTGCCGGATTCGACAATATCAGCAAGGTCTATCACATTGCCGCCGCCTACCGGGCCGAGGGCAGCACAACCGATGAGTTTCGCCAGGTCAATGTCGAGGCGACGCGGATCCTGTTGGAAGTAGCCAAGGCAAAAGGGGTTGAACGTTTTATCCACTGCTCGACGGTCGGCGTCCAAGGCGAGATAAACGACCCGCCGGCGGCGGAAGACTACCGTTTCCAGCCGGGTGACCACTACCAGGAATCAAAGCTTGACGGCGAACTGCTGGCCCGCCAAGCTTTTAAAGATGGCCTGCCCGGCACCGTGTTCCGCCCGGTGGGCATCTATGGTCCGGGCGACACCCGCTTCCTCAAGCTGTTCAAGTCGGTGGACAAAGGGGTCTTTCTCATGATCGGCTCGGGCAAAGTGTTGTACCACATGACCTACATCGACGACCTCATCGACGGCATCATCCTCTGCGGCAACCACCCGGCCGCCCTAGGCGAGGTCTTCACTATCGGCGGGGACGGCTATACAACCTTGAAGGAGCTGGTCAACACCATTGCCGACATCCTCGGCAAGCCGCATCCGAAGCTCAGCATCCCCTTTGCCCCGGTATACTGGGCCTCGGTGGTCTGCGACAAGCTCTGTAAAATGATCGGCGTCAGCCCGCCACTTTATCCCCGACGAGTGGAGTTTTTCTCGAAAGATCGAGCCTTTTCCATAGAAAAGGCGAAAAGGCTGCTCGGCTACCAGCCCCGCTATGACCTGACCACCGGGCTCAGCAAGACCGCCCTTTGGTATCGTGACAACGGCTTTCTTGGCAATCGGCAAGATCGATAG
- a CDS encoding serine hydroxymethyltransferase, giving the protein MESVKDFDPEIYTLVQQEERRQSDKIRMIASENYVSLAVLQTTGSVLTNKYSEGYPGKRYYEGQQFIDQVEQLAIDRAKALFGAEHVNVQPYSGSPANLATYLAFLNPGDTILGMALPHGGHLTHGAQVSISGKYFNAQSYELDPVSGLLNYDAVREKALAVRPKILIAGHSAYPRILDFAKFRAIADEVGALLMVDMAHFAGLVAGGAHPSPVPYADVVTTTTHKSLRGPRGAMILCKAKYAQAIDKAVFPGIQGGPHDNTTAAIAVALKEAATDGFKAYARQVVKNAKVLAEALMAKGFTLITNGTDNHLMLVDLTNKNISGKTAAKALDKAGIVLNCNAIPFDKRKPYDPSGIRMGTPALTSRGFKEKEMLLVSDFINRVIADPENQLLLAGIAGEVKDLCSKFPAPGLEHLA; this is encoded by the coding sequence ATGGAAAGTGTTAAAGACTTCGATCCGGAAATTTATACCCTGGTGCAACAGGAAGAAAGGCGCCAGTCTGATAAGATTCGCATGATCGCTTCCGAGAATTATGTGTCGTTGGCGGTTCTTCAGACCACCGGATCGGTTCTTACCAATAAATACTCTGAGGGATATCCCGGGAAGAGGTACTACGAGGGGCAACAGTTCATCGATCAGGTTGAGCAATTGGCGATTGACCGGGCCAAGGCCCTGTTCGGGGCAGAGCATGTCAATGTCCAGCCGTACTCGGGATCTCCTGCCAACCTGGCGACATATTTGGCATTTCTCAACCCTGGTGATACTATCCTCGGCATGGCGCTGCCTCATGGCGGACATCTAACCCACGGGGCGCAGGTGTCTATTTCCGGAAAATATTTCAATGCCCAGTCTTATGAACTGGACCCGGTGAGCGGATTGCTCAATTACGATGCCGTTCGTGAGAAGGCCCTGGCGGTCCGCCCGAAGATCCTCATTGCCGGGCACTCGGCCTACCCGAGGATTCTCGATTTCGCTAAATTTAGAGCCATCGCCGATGAAGTCGGCGCCCTCCTGATGGTCGATATGGCCCATTTTGCCGGACTTGTAGCTGGTGGTGCCCATCCTTCCCCGGTTCCCTACGCTGATGTGGTCACCACCACCACCCATAAGTCCCTCCGGGGGCCGCGCGGGGCGATGATACTCTGCAAGGCAAAGTACGCCCAAGCCATCGATAAAGCAGTCTTTCCCGGTATTCAGGGTGGGCCGCACGACAATACCACGGCGGCAATAGCCGTGGCCCTCAAGGAGGCGGCAACCGACGGCTTCAAGGCCTATGCCAGGCAGGTTGTCAAGAATGCCAAAGTCCTCGCTGAGGCCCTGATGGCCAAGGGTTTCACCCTCATCACCAATGGTACCGACAACCATCTCATGCTGGTTGACCTCACCAACAAAAATATCTCCGGCAAGACGGCGGCCAAGGCCCTTGATAAGGCCGGCATTGTCCTCAACTGCAACGCCATTCCCTTTGACAAGCGCAAACCGTATGATCCGAGCGGCATTCGCATGGGCACGCCGGCTCTTACTTCACGGGGCTTTAAGGAAAAAGAGATGCTTCTGGTGAGCGACTTTATCAACAGGGTTATTGCCGATCCGGAAAATCAACTCCTTCTCGCCGGCATTGCTGGTGAGGTTAAAGATCTGTGCAGCAAATTCCCCGCACCTGGCCTCGAACATCTCGCATAG